In Magnetospirillum sp. XM-1, a single window of DNA contains:
- the dnaA gene encoding chromosomal replication initiator protein DnaA, which produces MVKSEWDRVKVRLKDEVGDAAYRSWLRPITLHGMSDDAVKLALPTRFMRDWVNTHYAERIRTLWGAENPAIRNVEIVVEAARAVSAAKTAPPQAAAIAAAPKAAPVETPRPAAPCAPAAAPAADADELGAPLDTRFTFKNFVVGKPNEFAWAAARRVAEADQVSFNPLFLYGGVGLGKTHLMHAIAHHIRERNPERSVLYLSAEKFMYRFIRALRGQDTMSFKEQFRSVDVLMIDDVQFIAGKDATQEEFFHTFNALVDQGSQIVISADKSPSDLEGIEERLRSRMACGLVADIHATTYELRLGILQSKAEQMGVIVPQKVMEFLAHKIISNVRELEGALNRVVAHSQLVGRTITLETTQEVLHDLLRASDRRITIEEIQKKVAEHFTIKLAEMSSARRSRQVARPRQIAMYLAKQLTSRSLPEIGRKFGGRDHTTVMHAVKKVEELKEVDQNFAEDVELLRRMLQG; this is translated from the coding sequence ATGGTAAAATCTGAATGGGATCGCGTGAAGGTCAGGCTGAAGGACGAGGTCGGCGACGCCGCTTATCGTTCCTGGCTGCGCCCCATCACCCTGCACGGCATGAGTGACGACGCCGTCAAGCTGGCGCTGCCCACCCGCTTCATGCGCGACTGGGTCAACACCCATTACGCCGAACGCATTCGCACCCTGTGGGGCGCGGAGAACCCCGCCATCCGCAACGTCGAAATCGTCGTCGAGGCCGCCCGCGCCGTCTCCGCCGCCAAGACCGCCCCCCCCCAGGCGGCCGCAATCGCCGCCGCTCCCAAGGCCGCCCCTGTCGAGACGCCCCGTCCCGCCGCCCCGTGCGCCCCCGCCGCCGCGCCGGCCGCCGATGCCGACGAACTGGGCGCGCCGCTGGACACCCGCTTCACCTTCAAGAATTTCGTGGTGGGCAAGCCCAACGAATTCGCCTGGGCCGCCGCCCGGCGCGTGGCCGAGGCCGACCAGGTCTCGTTCAACCCGCTGTTCCTCTATGGCGGCGTCGGCCTGGGCAAGACCCATCTGATGCACGCCATCGCCCACCACATCCGCGAGCGCAACCCCGAGCGCTCGGTGCTGTACCTCTCGGCCGAGAAGTTCATGTACCGCTTCATCCGGGCGCTCAGGGGCCAGGACACCATGTCGTTCAAGGAGCAGTTCCGCTCCGTCGACGTGCTGATGATCGACGACGTGCAGTTCATCGCCGGCAAGGACGCCACCCAGGAGGAGTTCTTCCACACCTTCAACGCCCTGGTGGACCAGGGCAGCCAGATCGTCATCTCGGCCGACAAGTCGCCGTCGGACCTGGAAGGCATCGAGGAGCGCCTGCGCTCGCGCATGGCCTGCGGCCTGGTGGCCGACATCCACGCCACCACCTACGAGCTGCGCCTCGGCATCCTGCAGTCCAAGGCCGAGCAGATGGGCGTCATCGTGCCCCAGAAGGTCATGGAATTCCTGGCCCACAAGATCATCTCCAACGTCCGCGAGCTGGAGGGCGCGCTGAACCGCGTGGTCGCCCATTCCCAGCTGGTGGGCCGCACCATCACGCTCGAGACCACCCAGGAAGTGCTGCACGACCTGCTGCGCGCCTCGGACCGCCGGATCACCATCGAGGAGATCCAGAAGAAGGTCGCCGAGCACTTCACCATCAAGCTGGCGGAAATGTCCTCGGCCCGGCGCTCGCGCCAGGTGGCTCGTCCCCGCCAGATCGCCATGTACCTGGCCAAGCAGCTGACCTCGCGCTCGCTCCCCGAGATCGGCCGCAAGTTCGGCGGCCGCGACCACACCACCGTCATGCACGCGGTGAAAAAGGTCGAGGAGCTGAAGGAAGTGGACCAGAACTTCGCCGAGGACGTGGAACTGCTGCGCCGCATGCTGCAGGGATAG
- the dnaN gene encoding DNA polymerase III subunit beta, with protein sequence MKLTIERAALLKSLAHVQSVVERRTTIPILSNVKLEGRSGLLSLNATDMDLDIIESVPADVVRPGATTAPAHTFYEIVRKLPDGSQVEIEHDSESGQLTLRSGRSKFSLACLPVEDFPVLSGGDLPFSFSLSAAELKTLIDRTRFAISTEETRYYLNGIYLHAAKADGVDVLRAVATDGHRLARVEITLPDGAAGMPGIIVPRKTVAEIRKLIDETDGEITVSLSETKLKFAFGDAVLTSKLIDGTFPDYERVIPADNDKVLVVDCKSFAQAVDRVSAISTEKSRAIKLALEKGSATLSASSAENGSAVEEIEADYTSTPLEIGFNSRYLMDILAQVEGDTARFAMADAASPTVVREMTDGGAVYVLMPMRV encoded by the coding sequence ATGAAACTGACCATCGAGCGCGCCGCGCTGTTGAAGTCGCTGGCCCACGTCCAGAGCGTCGTCGAACGCCGGACCACCATTCCGATCCTGTCCAACGTCAAGCTCGAGGGCCGTTCAGGCCTTCTGTCGCTGAACGCCACCGACATGGATCTCGACATCATCGAATCGGTGCCCGCCGACGTGGTCCGCCCCGGCGCCACCACCGCCCCGGCCCACACCTTCTACGAGATCGTGCGCAAGCTGCCCGACGGCAGCCAGGTGGAGATCGAGCATGATTCCGAAAGCGGCCAGCTGACGCTGCGCTCGGGGCGCTCCAAGTTCTCGCTGGCCTGCCTGCCGGTCGAGGATTTCCCGGTCCTGTCGGGCGGCGACCTGCCGTTCAGCTTCTCGCTCTCGGCGGCCGAGCTGAAGACCCTGATCGACCGCACCCGCTTCGCCATCTCGACGGAAGAGACCCGCTACTACCTGAACGGCATCTACCTGCATGCCGCCAAGGCGGACGGCGTGGACGTGCTGCGCGCCGTGGCCACCGACGGCCATCGTCTGGCCCGGGTGGAGATCACCCTGCCCGACGGCGCCGCCGGCATGCCCGGCATCATCGTGCCCCGAAAGACCGTGGCCGAGATCCGCAAGCTGATCGACGAGACCGACGGCGAGATCACCGTGTCGCTGTCCGAGACCAAGCTGAAGTTCGCCTTCGGCGACGCCGTGCTGACGTCGAAGCTGATCGACGGCACCTTCCCCGATTACGAACGGGTGATCCCCGCCGACAACGACAAGGTGCTGGTGGTCGACTGCAAGAGCTTCGCCCAGGCCGTCGACCGCGTTTCGGCCATCTCCACCGAGAAGAGCCGGGCCATCAAGCTGGCGCTCGAAAAGGGCAGCGCCACCCTGTCCGCCTCCAGCGCCGAAAACGGCAGCGCCGTGGAAGAGATCGAGGCCGACTACACCTCGACGCCGCTCGAGATCGGCTTCAACTCGCGCTACCTGATGGATATCCTGGCCCAGGTGGAGGGCGACACCGCCCGCTTCGCCATGGCCGACGCCGCCTCGCCCACCGTGGTGCGCGAGATGACCGATGGCGGCGCTGTCTACGTGCTGATGCCCATGCGGGTGTGA
- the recF gene encoding DNA replication/repair protein RecF gives MIGVPVPHTETERPAIRRLSLADFRCYRTLRLETDNRPVVLTGPNGAGKTNILEALSFLVPGRGLRRAGAADITRHGLPAGSPWAVAASLDGPAGRVEIGTGREAGHERRSVRIDGKPAKPGDLAGLVSALWLTPAMDRLFIEGASGRRRFLDRLVFGLVAGHGAESGAYEHAMRERTRLMRAARDGGPRTDPAWIAALEEGMARHGARIAQARVETIARLDAACRAGLGPFPAAGLRVEGEIEGWLASGASPDEAEDRFKSALRFARARDEAAGAATMGPHRSDLLVRHVPKDLPAGQCSTGEQKAVLVSIVLAQGRVQDQTGGRAPLLLLDEVAAHLDEVRRAALYDELCALKAQSWMTGTDALLFAGFGERAQFFRVTDATVAPDKVMT, from the coding sequence GTGATCGGCGTTCCGGTGCCCCATACGGAAACCGAGCGGCCGGCGATCCGCCGCCTGTCGCTCGCGGATTTCCGCTGTTATCGGACGCTACGCCTCGAGACGGACAACCGTCCGGTGGTACTGACGGGGCCCAACGGCGCCGGCAAGACCAACATCCTCGAGGCTTTGTCCTTCCTGGTTCCGGGCCGCGGCCTGCGCCGCGCCGGGGCGGCGGACATCACCCGCCACGGATTGCCGGCCGGATCGCCTTGGGCGGTGGCGGCAAGCCTGGACGGGCCGGCGGGACGGGTGGAGATCGGAACGGGCCGCGAGGCCGGACACGAACGCCGCTCGGTGCGCATCGACGGCAAGCCGGCCAAGCCCGGCGATCTGGCCGGACTGGTTTCGGCGCTGTGGCTGACCCCGGCCATGGACCGCCTGTTCATCGAGGGGGCGAGCGGACGGCGGCGTTTCCTTGACCGCCTGGTGTTCGGGCTGGTCGCCGGCCATGGGGCCGAATCGGGGGCCTACGAGCACGCCATGCGCGAACGCACCCGCCTGATGCGGGCCGCCCGCGACGGCGGGCCGAGGACGGACCCGGCCTGGATCGCGGCGCTGGAAGAGGGCATGGCCCGCCATGGCGCCAGGATCGCCCAGGCCCGGGTCGAGACCATCGCCCGCCTGGACGCGGCCTGCCGCGCCGGATTGGGGCCGTTTCCCGCCGCCGGGCTGAGGGTGGAGGGCGAGATCGAGGGCTGGCTGGCCTCAGGCGCCTCTCCCGACGAGGCCGAGGACAGGTTCAAAAGCGCGCTGCGATTCGCGCGCGCGCGCGACGAGGCGGCCGGGGCCGCCACCATGGGTCCGCACCGTTCGGACCTCTTGGTGCGCCACGTGCCCAAGGATTTGCCGGCGGGGCAATGCTCCACCGGCGAGCAGAAGGCGGTTCTGGTGTCCATCGTGCTGGCCCAGGGCCGGGTCCAGGACCAGACGGGCGGGCGGGCGCCGCTGCTGCTGCTGGACGAGGTGGCGGCCCATCTGGACGAGGTCCGGCGCGCCGCCCTGTACGACGAGCTTTGCGCACTGAAGGCGCAGAGCTGGATGACCGGAACCGACGCGCTGCTGTTCGCCGGTTTCGGAGAAAGGGCCCAGTTTTTCCGGGTGACCGACGCCACGGTCGCCCCAGACAAGGTAATGACGTGA
- the gyrB gene encoding DNA topoisomerase (ATP-hydrolyzing) subunit B: protein MSTEPMTPNDPHASANGAEEYGAGSIQVLRGLEAVRKRPGMYIGDTDDGSGLHRMIYEAVDNAVDEIMNGFGDRCDVVLNADGSVLVTDNGRGIPVDIHPEEGISAAEVALTKLHAGGKFEQNSNRISSGLHGVGISVVNALSEWLELRIWRHGKEHFMRFRHGEPEAPLAVVGECGDRTGTQVVFLPSKGTFSHTDFDFDTVEHRLRELAFLNSRATLMLKDERHAETAEVLLHYEGGVQAFVQWLDRSKEALHAPILVAAEKDVVRLELSMEWTDSYHETCLCFTNNVPQKDGGTHLAGFRAALTRTINAYANESGIAKKEKVNLAGDDMREGLTCVLSVKMPDPKFSSQAKEKLVSSEVRPLVENLVGEKLAEWFEEHPAEARKVVTKVVEAAAAREAARKARELTRRKGVLDIATLPGKLADCQERDPALSELFIVEGDSAGGSAKQGRNRANQAILPLKGKILNVERARFDKMLSSAEIGTLIAAMGTGIGREDFNVDKARYHKIIIMTDADVDGSHIRTLLLTFFYRQMPELIERGYLYIAQPPLYRAKRGQSEVYLKDDRALEEYLIDGGLSDAVLNLADGTQVAAADLRALVEQSRAVRNLLNPLARRLPLKLVEQAAIADALDSALLTDATRGPVVAEALANRLDALESDLERGWAGTWVEGDGYTFARTLRGVTETHHLDSAVIRSAEARRLHDLAPRLRETFERAASLMVKEREVVLAGPVALVAAVMDTGRKGIAIQRYKGLGEMNPEQLWETTLDPQVRSLLQVKVAQADDAEQVFSTLMGDVVEPRRDFIQTNALKVSNLDV from the coding sequence ATGAGCACCGAACCCATGACCCCCAACGATCCCCACGCCAGCGCGAACGGAGCCGAGGAATACGGCGCCGGATCGATCCAGGTGCTGCGCGGTCTGGAAGCGGTGCGCAAGCGTCCCGGCATGTATATCGGCGACACCGACGACGGGTCGGGCCTGCACCGCATGATCTACGAGGCGGTGGACAACGCCGTCGACGAGATCATGAACGGCTTCGGCGACCGCTGCGACGTGGTGCTGAACGCCGACGGCTCGGTGCTGGTCACCGACAACGGCCGCGGCATCCCGGTGGACATCCACCCCGAGGAAGGCATCTCGGCCGCCGAGGTGGCGCTGACCAAGCTGCACGCCGGCGGTAAGTTCGAGCAGAACTCCAACCGCATCTCGTCGGGTCTGCACGGCGTCGGCATCTCGGTGGTCAACGCGCTGTCGGAATGGCTGGAACTGCGCATCTGGCGCCACGGCAAGGAGCACTTCATGCGCTTCCGCCACGGCGAGCCCGAGGCGCCGCTGGCCGTGGTGGGCGAGTGCGGCGACCGCACCGGCACCCAGGTGGTCTTCCTGCCCTCCAAGGGCACCTTCTCCCACACCGATTTCGATTTCGACACGGTGGAGCACCGGCTGCGCGAACTGGCCTTCCTCAACTCGCGCGCCACCCTGATGCTGAAGGACGAGCGCCACGCCGAGACGGCCGAGGTCCTGCTGCACTACGAAGGCGGCGTCCAGGCCTTCGTCCAGTGGCTGGACCGCTCCAAGGAGGCGCTGCACGCCCCCATCCTGGTGGCCGCCGAGAAGGACGTGGTGCGCCTGGAACTGTCCATGGAATGGACCGACAGCTACCACGAGACCTGTCTGTGCTTCACCAACAACGTGCCGCAGAAGGACGGCGGCACCCATCTGGCCGGTTTCCGCGCCGCGCTGACGCGCACCATCAACGCCTATGCCAACGAATCGGGCATCGCCAAGAAGGAAAAGGTCAACCTGGCCGGCGACGACATGCGCGAGGGCCTGACCTGCGTGCTGTCGGTCAAGATGCCCGACCCCAAGTTCTCGTCCCAGGCCAAGGAGAAGCTGGTCTCCTCCGAAGTCCGCCCGCTGGTCGAGAACCTGGTGGGCGAGAAGCTGGCCGAGTGGTTCGAGGAGCACCCGGCCGAAGCCCGCAAGGTGGTCACCAAGGTGGTCGAGGCCGCCGCCGCCCGCGAGGCGGCCAGGAAGGCCCGCGAACTGACGCGCCGCAAGGGCGTGCTCGACATCGCCACCCTGCCGGGCAAGCTGGCCGATTGCCAGGAACGCGACCCGGCGCTGTCCGAACTGTTCATCGTCGAGGGTGACTCGGCCGGCGGCTCCGCCAAGCAGGGGCGCAACCGCGCCAACCAGGCCATCCTGCCCCTGAAGGGCAAGATCCTCAACGTGGAGCGGGCCCGCTTCGACAAGATGCTGTCCTCGGCCGAGATCGGCACCCTGATCGCCGCCATGGGCACCGGCATCGGCCGCGAGGATTTCAACGTCGACAAGGCGCGCTACCACAAGATCATCATCATGACCGACGCGGACGTGGACGGTTCCCACATCCGCACCCTGCTGCTGACCTTCTTCTATCGCCAGATGCCCGAGCTGATCGAGCGCGGCTACCTCTACATCGCCCAGCCGCCGCTGTATCGCGCCAAGCGCGGCCAGTCCGAGGTCTATCTCAAGGACGATAGGGCGCTGGAGGAATACCTGATCGACGGCGGCCTGTCCGACGCCGTGCTGAATCTGGCCGACGGCACACAAGTGGCCGCCGCCGACCTGCGCGCCCTGGTCGAGCAGTCCCGCGCCGTGCGGAACCTGCTCAACCCGCTGGCCCGGCGCCTGCCGCTGAAATTGGTGGAACAGGCGGCCATCGCCGACGCCCTGGATTCCGCCCTGCTCACCGACGCCACCCGTGGCCCGGTCGTGGCCGAGGCCCTGGCCAACCGCCTGGACGCCCTGGAATCCGACCTGGAGCGCGGCTGGGCCGGCACCTGGGTGGAGGGCGACGGCTACACCTTCGCCCGCACGCTGCGCGGCGTCACCGAGACCCACCACCTGGATTCGGCGGTGATCCGCTCGGCCGAGGCGCGCCGCCTGCACGACCTGGCGCCCCGCCTGCGCGAGACCTTCGAGCGCGCCGCCTCCCTGATGGTCAAGGAGCGGGAAGTCGTGCTGGCCGGCCCCGTCGCCCTGGTCGCCGCCGTGATGGACACCGGCCGCAAGGGCATCGCCATCCAGCGCTACAAGGGCCTGGGCGAGATGAACCCGGAACAGCTGTGGGAAACCACCCTGGACCCCCAGGTGCGCTCGCTCCTCCAGGTCAAGGTGGCCCAGGCCGACGACGCCGAACAGGTGTTCTCCACCCTGATGGGCGACGTGGTCGAACCGCGCCGCGACTTCATCCAGACCAACGCGCTGAAGGTCTCGAACCTGGACGTGTAG
- a CDS encoding glycoside hydrolase family 15 protein, whose translation MSTLDLGVIGNCNIAALVDPQATIVWGCFPRIDGDAVFNALLNDGTADGLFSVGLVDQLHSEQAYLPNSAILRTMLYDHHGGVAEVIDFAPRFALYERIFRPPMIVRRIRPVQGRPRILIRLRPGFENGGLKPQVTRGSNHLRYVSPALTLRLTTNAPVSYITEERPFVLDRPIDLLLGSDESLQAGVETTARDLFERTLEHWRSWVRSLSIPFEWQDAVIRAAITLKLCNFEETGAIVAALTTSIPEAPATQRNWDYRFCWLRDAYFVIHALNRLGVTRTMEDYLRFINDIVEEADEGELRPVYGITRDTSIDEFAIPHLTGYRGFGPVRVGNQAHVQIQNDVYGSVVLASTHAFFDQRLSHPGNTAMFEQLERLGGRAVAVFDKPDAGPWELRTIASVHTFSSVMCWAACDRLAKIARHIGQSDRAVYWRKEADRLHSIISARAWNEEMGTFVSTFGGNELDATLLLLHEVDFLAADDPRFAATVNAVAASLRVGDFLYRYVAEDDFGRPATAFVICVFWYIDALAAQGRLDEARTLFETVLARRNLLGLLSEDIDPRSGELWGNFPQTYSMVGLINCAMRLSRSWEEAF comes from the coding sequence ATGAGCACCCTTGATCTCGGCGTCATCGGAAACTGCAACATCGCCGCCCTGGTCGACCCTCAGGCCACCATCGTCTGGGGGTGCTTTCCCAGGATCGACGGGGATGCCGTGTTCAACGCCCTGCTTAATGACGGCACGGCCGACGGATTGTTCTCGGTCGGGCTGGTGGACCAGCTGCATTCCGAACAGGCCTACCTGCCCAATTCGGCCATCCTGCGCACCATGCTCTACGACCATCACGGCGGAGTGGCCGAAGTGATCGACTTCGCGCCGCGCTTCGCCCTCTATGAACGGATCTTCCGGCCGCCGATGATCGTGCGGCGCATCCGGCCGGTGCAGGGGCGGCCCCGCATCCTGATCCGGCTGCGGCCGGGCTTCGAGAATGGCGGACTGAAGCCGCAGGTCACCCGGGGCAGCAACCATCTGCGCTACGTCTCTCCCGCCCTGACGCTGCGGCTGACCACCAATGCCCCGGTCTCCTACATCACCGAGGAACGGCCCTTCGTCCTTGACCGCCCCATCGACCTGCTGCTGGGCAGCGACGAGAGCCTGCAGGCCGGAGTGGAGACCACGGCGCGCGACCTGTTCGAGCGCACGCTGGAGCATTGGCGCAGTTGGGTGCGCTCGCTGTCGATTCCCTTTGAATGGCAGGACGCGGTGATCCGCGCCGCCATCACCCTCAAGCTGTGCAATTTCGAGGAGACCGGGGCCATCGTCGCCGCCCTGACCACCTCGATTCCCGAGGCGCCCGCCACCCAGCGCAACTGGGATTACCGCTTCTGCTGGCTGCGCGACGCCTATTTCGTCATCCACGCGCTGAACCGCCTGGGGGTGACGCGGACCATGGAAGACTATCTGCGCTTCATCAACGACATCGTCGAGGAGGCGGACGAAGGCGAGCTGCGCCCGGTCTACGGCATCACCCGCGACACCTCCATCGACGAGTTCGCCATTCCTCATCTGACGGGCTATCGCGGTTTCGGCCCGGTGCGGGTGGGCAACCAGGCCCATGTCCAGATTCAGAACGACGTCTACGGTAGCGTGGTGTTGGCCTCGACCCACGCCTTCTTCGACCAGCGCCTGTCCCATCCCGGCAACACGGCCATGTTCGAGCAGCTGGAACGCCTGGGCGGGCGCGCCGTCGCCGTCTTCGACAAGCCCGACGCCGGCCCGTGGGAACTGCGCACCATCGCCTCGGTCCATACCTTCTCGTCGGTGATGTGCTGGGCGGCCTGCGACCGGCTGGCGAAGATCGCCCGCCATATCGGCCAGTCCGACCGGGCCGTCTATTGGCGCAAGGAGGCCGACCGCCTGCATTCCATCATCTCGGCCCGGGCGTGGAACGAGGAGATGGGGACCTTCGTCTCCACCTTCGGCGGAAACGAGCTGGACGCCACCTTGCTGCTGCTGCACGAGGTGGACTTCCTGGCCGCCGACGATCCCCGCTTCGCCGCCACGGTGAACGCGGTGGCGGCCAGTCTGCGGGTCGGCGATTTCCTCTACCGCTACGTGGCCGAGGACGATTTCGGCCGGCCTGCCACCGCCTTCGTCATCTGCGTCTTCTGGTACATCGACGCCCTGGCGGCGCAGGGGCGCCTGGACGAGGCCCGGACCCTGTTCGAGACCGTGCTGGCCCGGCGCAATCTCCTAGGCCTCCTGTCCGAGGACATCGATCCGCGCAGCGGCGAATTGTGGGGCAATTTCCCCCAGACCTATTCCATGGTCGGCCTGATCAATTGCGCCATGCGGCTGTCCCGGAGTTGGGAGGAAGCGTTCTGA
- the otsB gene encoding trehalose-phosphatase: MTRGTLPPMADAAGWAMFLDIDGTLLDMAPSPGDVRVPDFLPPLLDDLRRRFGGALALVSGRGLDGIDRFFPGKPDAVGCHGAEWRHGDTLFIPPAGWVDEVAARIGAGIGRLPGIRVERKALSLALHYRGAPELEREARALAAGVLGAGLPPLSLLEGKSVIEIIPAGTAKGTAIAHFMGLPPYAGRRPVFAGDDVTDESGFAAVNGMGGLSIHVGGGATRARFRIADPETMRRWLVELNIALAGERP; this comes from the coding sequence ATGACCCGCGGCACTCTTCCGCCCATGGCCGATGCCGCCGGCTGGGCGATGTTCCTGGACATCGACGGGACCCTGCTCGACATGGCGCCCAGCCCCGGTGACGTCCGGGTGCCCGATTTTCTTCCCCCCTTGCTCGACGACCTGAGGCGGAGATTCGGCGGGGCGCTGGCCCTGGTCAGCGGACGCGGCCTCGACGGTATCGACCGGTTTTTTCCCGGAAAGCCGGATGCGGTCGGCTGCCACGGGGCGGAATGGCGGCACGGCGACACCCTCTTCATTCCCCCGGCGGGTTGGGTCGACGAGGTCGCCGCGCGGATCGGCGCCGGCATCGGCCGGCTTCCCGGCATTCGGGTGGAGCGCAAGGCCCTGTCGCTGGCCCTGCATTACCGGGGGGCGCCGGAACTGGAGCGCGAGGCGCGCGCCCTGGCCGCCGGCGTTCTCGGGGCGGGCCTGCCGCCGCTCAGCCTGCTGGAGGGAAAATCGGTGATCGAGATCATCCCCGCCGGCACGGCCAAGGGGACGGCCATCGCCCATTTCATGGGGCTGCCCCCCTATGCCGGCCGCCGTCCGGTCTTCGCCGGCGACGACGTCACCGACGAAAGCGGATTCGCCGCCGTCAACGGCATGGGCGGCCTGTCCATCCACGTGGGCGGCGGCGCGACCCGCGCCCGCTTCCGTATTGCCGACCCCGAGACCATGCGCCGGTGGTTGGTGGAACTGAACATCGCATTGGCGGGAGAACGGCCATGA